The Lewinellaceae bacterium genome has a segment encoding these proteins:
- a CDS encoding RHS repeat-associated core domain-containing protein: MGQDKAESSDHREVLLKKLYYPFGMELDGVTPDTTAPMLKRLFNDKEWHEGTGWYEFRFRHYDPVIGRFTGVDPIAEKFAHVSPFNYAENEPIGHIDLWGLQKVSFNIAGYIKIGETSNRVAGKASIDIGNNYSFSYSIALEGLGGVSGTYSKEDGYKSNKAQIDFGKMFFEADRPSGLVIPKWAARIGINKAIKAFTPSSVEEGLSLSSEDHRFNYYMEFLLRSVNELIDQDILTGLYDYDGSKGQAINAEGQSYDRKFTSIYRGQFDDVEFGNDDMEFTGKVVVSYTNQKELQKDTYYEGKLPSVIELKKAGL, from the coding sequence ATGGGACAGGATAAGGCTGAAAGCAGCGACCATCGGGAGGTGCTCTTGAAGAAGCTTTATTATCCGTTTGGGATGGAACTAGACGGGGTAACGCCGGATACTACAGCTCCAATGCTCAAAAGGCTGTTTAATGATAAGGAGTGGCATGAGGGGACTGGGTGGTATGAATTCAGGTTCAGGCATTATGATCCGGTAATAGGTAGATTTACTGGGGTCGATCCAATTGCGGAGAAGTTCGCTCACGTTAGTCCGTTTAATTATGCAGAGAATGAACCGATTGGGCATATTGATCTTTGGGGTTTGCAGAAAGTGAGTTTTAATATTGCTGGATATATTAAAATAGGAGAAACTTCGAATAGAGTAGCCGGTAAAGCGAGTATAGATATCGGTAACAATTATAGTTTTAGTTATAGCATTGCTTTAGAAGGGCTCGGAGGAGTGTCTGGTACATATTCAAAAGAAGATGGATATAAGTCAAATAAAGCCCAAATTGATTTTGGTAAGATGTTTTTTGAGGCTGATAGACCTAGTGGATTAGTCATTCCAAAATGGGCTGCCAGAATTGGAATTAATAAAGCGATAAAAGCTTTTACTCCAAGTAGTGTTGAAGAAGGACTTTCTTTAAGTTCCGAAGATCACCGTTTCAATTACTATATGGAATTCCTCTTAAGAAGTGTAAATGAATTAATTGATCAAGATATTTTGACAGGGCTATATGACTATGATGGTTCAAAAGGGCAAGCAATAAATGCTGAAGGACAGTCATATGATCGCAAATTTACAAGCATATATAGGGGCCAATTTGATGATGTAGAATTTGGAAATGATGATATGGAATTTACTGGAAAAGTTGTTGTAAGTTATACGAATCAAAAAGAGTTACAAAAAGATACTTATTACGAAGGTAAACTCCCTTCAGTCATTGAATTAAAAAAAGCAGGGCTATAA
- a CDS encoding IS4 family transposase has translation MHKNTASLEFWSEELEYSKLPDERFRSNLVKMCHSLQEKPEHSFSSACGEVVRKSAHRLFSKEESIDIQLGHRHKTLERCKNHNRILVIEDTADLNYSSHKSTKGLGGLGGKNTKGLNIHSAMVLTTEAEPLGLIGQYIWAPRASGRKKKNHNYSIQEKESFKWIRTKNWVNEWFEDYHGQVIVVGDREADFYEHFSWSRKQSIELLIRAQHLNRNIFYKGNKTKVSKIPELVEELGKLEVTIPRQKNRKKRKAQLSLRVAKIEYPPAYHKKGKTHSLTLVHVKEIEKEGIKSPVEWYLLTTLEVNNFDEAYEVLHFYVLRWPIERFHLVLKSGLKVERLQFDVFIRLKHALEVCSLVAWQLLWLAYIGKAKPNAIAAEVFDTIEIEILKQYTGVKIKTVTDFILALGSLSGFAKSKVQPLPGEKLLWQSLKLLRAMKLGYMLKTKPP, from the coding sequence ATGCATAAAAATACGGCTAGTTTAGAATTTTGGAGCGAAGAACTCGAGTATTCAAAATTACCTGATGAACGTTTTCGATCAAACTTGGTAAAGATGTGCCATTCTTTGCAAGAGAAGCCAGAACATTCTTTTTCATCTGCATGTGGAGAAGTCGTGAGAAAATCAGCACATCGTCTTTTTTCAAAAGAAGAATCAATTGATATTCAACTTGGGCATCGGCACAAAACGCTAGAGCGGTGTAAAAATCACAACCGGATTTTAGTAATTGAGGATACAGCTGATTTGAATTATAGTAGCCACAAAAGCACTAAAGGTCTTGGTGGTCTTGGTGGAAAAAATACAAAAGGGCTAAATATTCATTCTGCGATGGTTCTGACTACAGAAGCAGAGCCATTAGGATTGATTGGTCAATATATTTGGGCTCCTAGAGCTTCAGGGAGAAAGAAGAAAAACCATAACTATTCAATACAAGAAAAGGAAAGTTTCAAATGGATTCGAACAAAAAACTGGGTTAATGAATGGTTTGAGGACTATCACGGCCAGGTAATTGTAGTTGGAGACAGGGAGGCTGATTTTTATGAACATTTTTCATGGTCACGAAAACAGTCGATTGAACTTTTAATTCGAGCACAACACCTTAATCGCAATATTTTTTATAAGGGAAATAAAACTAAAGTATCAAAAATCCCAGAATTGGTAGAAGAATTAGGGAAGCTAGAAGTAACCATTCCTCGTCAAAAAAACAGAAAAAAAAGGAAGGCGCAGTTATCCCTTCGAGTAGCAAAAATAGAATATCCCCCTGCTTATCATAAAAAAGGTAAAACCCATTCCTTAACATTAGTCCATGTTAAAGAAATAGAAAAGGAAGGAATAAAATCACCTGTTGAATGGTATTTATTGACGACTTTAGAAGTAAATAATTTTGATGAGGCATATGAAGTATTACATTTTTATGTTTTACGCTGGCCTATCGAACGGTTTCATTTAGTACTCAAATCAGGGTTAAAAGTGGAGCGTTTGCAATTTGATGTTTTCATTAGGTTAAAACATGCTTTAGAAGTTTGTTCTTTAGTCGCCTGGCAGCTATTGTGGTTAGCATATATAGGGAAAGCTAAGCCCAATGCAATAGCAGCAGAGGTCTTTGATACAATTGAAATTGAAATTTTGAAACAATATACTGGAGTAAAAATAAAAACAGTAACAGATTTTATTTTAGCCTTAGGTTCTTTATCAGGTTTTGCAAAATCAAAAGTTCAACCTTTGCCTGGAGAAAAATTATTATGGCAAAGTTTAAAATTACTACGAGCCATGAAATTAGGTTATATGCTGAAAACTAAACCGCCATGA
- a CDS encoding EamA family transporter, protein MNISNTHKAHLALLAVSFIYGVNYLIAKGIMPDKIGASALVFIRITGAGSLFWMIKVFFYERVERKDMGRLMLCGLLGAAANQLLFFNGLSLTSPIDASIIMTATPVFVLIISAILLKETITFQKIAGLLVGALGAILLIYAGVASKGTGTLLGNSLVLMNSLAFSFYLVIVKPLMKKYKPITVLSWVFFFGFVFMVPFAIKQFIETDFAGFTTGTVLVIFFVVMGPTFLAYLFNIYASKHLLPSVSGSYIYLQPAISFIVVSIYSFWLHVDTYKDDISLLKIACCVLVIMGVYLISSKPLPMFKQRMAEKKITI, encoded by the coding sequence ATGAACATTTCCAATACCCATAAGGCCCACCTGGCTTTATTGGCCGTAAGTTTTATTTACGGCGTCAATTACCTCATAGCCAAAGGCATTATGCCGGATAAGATAGGGGCCTCGGCCCTGGTTTTTATCCGCATAACGGGTGCAGGCAGCCTGTTTTGGATGATCAAGGTATTCTTTTATGAACGGGTGGAAAGAAAAGATATGGGCAGGCTCATGTTGTGCGGGTTATTAGGAGCGGCTGCCAACCAATTGTTGTTTTTTAACGGACTCAGCCTTACTTCTCCCATTGATGCTTCCATCATTATGACCGCCACCCCGGTTTTTGTTCTAATCATTAGCGCCATCCTGCTTAAAGAAACAATTACTTTTCAGAAAATAGCAGGTCTATTGGTCGGTGCGCTGGGGGCCATATTACTCATTTATGCAGGCGTAGCCTCAAAAGGAACCGGAACGCTTTTGGGCAATTCTTTGGTGCTGATGAATTCCCTGGCTTTTTCTTTTTACCTGGTGATTGTCAAACCGCTGATGAAGAAATATAAGCCCATTACGGTGCTCAGTTGGGTCTTCTTCTTTGGGTTTGTTTTTATGGTCCCTTTTGCCATTAAACAATTTATTGAAACTGATTTTGCCGGGTTTACCACCGGTACGGTATTGGTTATTTTTTTCGTGGTAATGGGACCGACTTTCCTGGCCTACCTGTTCAATATTTATGCTTCCAAGCACCTTTTACCAAGTGTATCGGGAAGTTATATTTATTTGCAACCAGCCATTTCCTTCATCGTGGTAAGTATTTATTCTTTTTGGCTGCATGTGGATACCTATAAAGATGATATCAGCCTGTTGAAAATCGCCTGTTGCGTTTTAGTCATCATGGGGGTTTACCTGATCAGTAGTAAACCCTTGCCAATGTTCAAACAAAGGATGGCGGAAAAAAAGATCACAATTTGA
- the kbl gene encoding glycine C-acetyltransferase has translation MYKNIQPEIQKELDEIREAGLYKEERIIITPQAAEITTNKGAEVLNFCANNYLGLSSHPEVIKAAKEAIDTHGFGLSSVRFICGTQDLHKALERKIADFLGMEDAILYAAAFDANGGLFEPLLTEEDAIISDALNHASIIDGVRLCKAKRYRYETNDMASLEEKLKEAQSARRRMIATDGVFSMDGTIAQLDKICDLADRYDAMVMVDECHATGFVGKKGRGAIEYRNVIGRVDIVTGTFGKALGGASGGFTAARKEIVEMLRQRSRPYLFSNTLAPAIAGASIKVLDLLTASTALRDKLEENTKFFREEMTRAGFDIIPGVHPIVPVMLYDAPLSQKFANRLLEEGIYVIGFFYPVVPKGQARIRVQISAGHERKHIEKAVAAFTKVGKELGVI, from the coding sequence ATGTATAAAAATATTCAACCTGAAATTCAAAAAGAGCTGGATGAGATCCGTGAAGCCGGACTTTATAAGGAAGAACGAATCATCATTACCCCCCAGGCAGCAGAAATAACAACGAATAAAGGAGCGGAAGTACTCAATTTTTGTGCAAACAACTATCTTGGGCTATCATCCCATCCCGAGGTGATCAAAGCCGCAAAAGAGGCCATAGACACTCACGGTTTTGGGCTTTCCTCCGTGCGTTTTATCTGTGGTACTCAGGATCTTCACAAAGCGTTGGAACGCAAAATTGCTGATTTCCTGGGCATGGAGGATGCCATTTTGTACGCCGCGGCCTTTGATGCCAACGGTGGCTTGTTTGAACCTTTGCTCACAGAGGAAGATGCCATTATTTCCGATGCCTTGAACCATGCCTCTATCATTGATGGAGTCCGTTTGTGTAAAGCAAAACGTTATCGTTATGAGACCAACGACATGGCTTCTTTGGAAGAAAAATTAAAAGAGGCACAATCAGCAAGGAGAAGGATGATCGCGACAGATGGCGTTTTTTCGATGGATGGAACGATCGCTCAATTGGATAAGATATGTGATCTGGCTGATCGGTATGACGCTATGGTGATGGTGGATGAATGCCATGCCACAGGATTTGTCGGAAAAAAGGGTAGAGGAGCCATTGAATACAGGAATGTCATCGGCCGGGTGGATATTGTAACAGGAACTTTTGGAAAAGCACTCGGCGGAGCATCCGGCGGGTTCACCGCTGCCAGAAAAGAAATCGTGGAGATGCTGCGCCAGCGCTCCAGGCCATACCTGTTCTCCAATACACTTGCCCCTGCCATTGCCGGAGCTTCCATCAAAGTGCTTGATTTGCTGACGGCTTCTACTGCTTTGCGCGATAAGCTGGAGGAAAATACGAAATTCTTCCGGGAGGAAATGACCAGGGCTGGGTTTGATATCATTCCCGGAGTGCATCCCATCGTACCTGTAATGCTTTACGATGCACCGCTTTCGCAAAAATTTGCCAACCGGCTCCTGGAAGAAGGCATTTATGTGATTGGCTTTTTTTATCCTGTGGTGCCGAAAGGCCAGGCCAGGATACGTGTTCAAATTTCTGCCGGGCATGAACGCAAGCATATTGAAAAGGCCGTAGCGGCCTTCACGAAAGTAGGAAAAGAACTTGGGGTCATTTAA